One genomic region from Tigriopus californicus strain San Diego chromosome 4, Tcal_SD_v2.1, whole genome shotgun sequence encodes:
- the LOC131879149 gene encoding uncharacterized protein LOC131879149 isoform X2, which yields MCVRFKPHSVRIKMKVVSIAIMTLLAIHQGSSLSLPCLEDSYVDSKLSNKGYVRAAIACMMNPAQRCPDKMAENVRHVAPQVLRNNCVRPCTPCIKKQVQKTISFMQNNYPQEFGIIVNKMLQDRNQRRPFQG from the exons ATGTGCGTGCGGTTTAAACCTCATTCAGTCAG aatcaaaatgaaagtggtATCGATTGCGATAATGACCCTTCTTGCCATTCATCAAGGCTCTTCCTTGAGCCTTCCTTGTTTAGAGGATTCATACGTGGACTCCAAGCTCTCAAATAAAGGTTACGTCCGAGCAGCCATCGCTTGTATGATGAATCCCGCACAAAGGTGTCCAGacaaaatggcagaaaatgtcaGAC ATGTGGCCCCGCAGGTTCTGCGGAACAACTGTGTTCGTCCCTGCACTCCATGCATCAAGAAGCAAGTACAAAAGACCATCAGCTTCATGCAAAACAACTACCCTCAGGAATTTGGAATCATTGTCAACAAGATGCTCCAAGACCGAAATCAGCGAAGGCCCTTCCAAGGATAA